In one window of Ovis aries strain OAR_USU_Benz2616 breed Rambouillet chromosome 3, ARS-UI_Ramb_v3.0, whole genome shotgun sequence DNA:
- the DBH gene encoding dopamine beta-hydroxylase, protein MKVPSPSAREAASMYGTAVAVFLVIVVAALQGSAPAESPFPFHIPLDPEGTLELSWNVSYAEETVYFQLLVRELKAGVLFGMSDRGELENADLVVLWTDRDGAYFGDAWSDQKGQVHLDSQQDYQLLRAQRTPEGLCLLFKRPFGTCDPNDYLIEDGTVHLVYGLLEEPLQSLEAINTSGLRTGLQRVQLLKPSIPQPALPADTRTMEIRAPDVLIPGQQTTYWCYIAELPDGFPRHHIVMYEPIVTEGNEALVHHMEVFQCAAEFESVPHFSGPCDSKMKPQRLNYCRHVLAAWALGAKAFYYPEEAGLAFGGPGSSRFLRLEVHYHNPLVIRGRRDSSGIRLYYTATLRRFDAGIMELGLVYTPVMAIPPQETAFVLTGYCTDKCTQLALPPSGIHVFASQLHTHLTGRKVVTVLARDGRETEVVNRDSHYSPHFQEIRMLRKVVSVHPGDVLITSCTYNTEDRRLATVGGFGILEEMCVNYMHYYPQTQLELCKSAVDPGFLQKYFHLVNRFNSEEVCTCPQASVPEQFASVPWNSFNREVLKALYGFAPISMHCNKSSAVRFQGEWNQQPLPEIVSRLEEPTPHCPASRAQSPTGPTVLSIGEGKG, encoded by the exons ATGAAGGTCCCCAGCCCCAGCGCGCGCGAGGCAGCCTCCATGTACGGCACCGCGGTGGCTGTCTTCCTGGTCATCGTTGTGGCTGCGCTGCAGGGCTCGGCCCCCGCCGAGAGCCCCTTCCCCTTCCACATCCCCCTGGACCCCGAGGGGACCCTGGAGCTGTCCTGGAACGTCAGCTACGCGGAGGAGACCGTCTACTTCCAGCTCCTGGTGCGGGAGCTCAAGGCCGGCGTCCTGTTCGGGATGTCGGACCGAGGGGAGCTGGAGAATGCCGATCTGGTCGTGCTCTGGACTGACAGGGATGGCGCCTACTTTGGG GATGCCTGGAGTGATCAGAAGGGGCAGGTCCACCTGGACTCCCAGCAGGACTACCAGCTTCTGCGGGCACAGAGGACGCCAGAAGGCCTGTGTCTCCTCTTCAAGAGGCCCTTTGGCACCTGTGACCCCAACGACTACCTCATCGAG GACGGCACCGTCCACCTGGTGTACGGACTCCTGGAGGAGCCACTCCAGTCCCTGGAGGCCATCAACACCTCCGGCTTGCGCACGGGGCTGCAGAGggtgcagctgctgaagcccagcaTTCCGCAGCCAGCCCTGCCCGCGGACACACGCACCATGGAGATCCGCGCCCCCGACGTCCTCATCCCCGGCCAGCAGACCACGTACTGGTGTTACATCGCCGAGCTCCCAGATGGCTTCCCCCGGCACCACATCGTCATG TACGAGCCCATCGTCACCGAGGGCAACGAGGCACTGGTACACCACATGGAGGTCTTCCAGTGCGCCGCCGAGTTCGAGAGCGTCCCCCACTTCAGCGGGCCCTGCGACTCCAAGATGAAGCCGCAGCGGCTCAACTACTGCCGCCACGTGCTGGCCGCCTGGGCCCTGGGTGCCAAG GCCTTTTACTACCCAGAGGAAGCTGGCCTGGCCTTCGGGGGGCCCGGCTCCTCCAGGTTTCTCCGCCTGGAAGTTCACTACCACAACCCGCTGGTGATCAGAG GCCGGCGCGACTCCTCGGGCATCCGCCTGTACTACACGGCCACGCTGCGGCGCTTCGACGCGGGCATCATGGAGCTGGGCCTGGTGTACACGCCTGTGATGGCCATCCCCCCACAGGAGACGGCCTTCGTCCTCACCGGCTACTGCACAGACAAGTGCACCCAGCTG GCCCTGCCCCCCTCGGGGATCCACGTCTTCGCCTCGCAGCTTCACACGCACCTGACGGGCCGGAAGGTGGTCACAGTGCTGGCCAGGGACGGCCGGGAGACAGAGGTCGTGAACAGGGACAGCCACTACAGCCCGCACTTCCAG GAGATCCGCATGTTGAGGAAGGTCGTGTCTGTCCACCCG GGAGACGTGCTCATCACCTCCTGCACGTACAACACGGAAGACAGGAGGCTGGCCACCGTG GGCGGCTTCGGGATCCTGGAGGAGATGTGTGTCAACTACATGCACTACTACCCGCAGACGCAGCTGGAGCTCTGCAAGAGCGCCGTGGACCCCGGCTTCCTGCAGAAGTATTTCCACCTTGTGAACAG GTTCAACAGCGAGGAAGTCTGCACCTGCCCCCAGGCGTCTGTCCCCGAGCAGTTCGCCTCCGTGCCCTGGAACTCCTTCAACCGCGAGGTGCTCAAGGCCCTGTACGGCTTCGCGCCCATctccatgcactgcaacaagtCCTCGGCCGTCCGCTTCCAG GGCGAGTGGAATCAGCAGCCCCTGCCTGAGATCGTATCCAGGCTGGAAGAGCCCACCCCGCACTGCCCGGCCAGCCGAGCTCAGAGTCCCACTGGCCCCACTGTACTCAGCATCGGGGAGGGCAAAGGTTGA